In the Treponema maltophilum ATCC 51939 genome, TGCGGCTGCGTACCCTTGGACGAAAAAGACCTTCCGCTCGTGCAGCCGGAAGTACAGTCGTATCAGCCGACCGGCACCGGTGAAAGTCCCCTCGCCCACGTAAGCGAATGGGTGAACTGCACGTGCCCCCGCTGCGGCGGAAACGCAAAGCGCGAAACGAATACGATGCCGCAGTGGGCCGGTTCATGCTGGTACTATCTTCGCTATTTGGATCCGCACAATACAAAAGAGTTTGCCGCAAAGGACAAAATAGAATACTGGATGCCCGTAGACTTATATGTGGGCGGCGCCGAACACGCGGTTTTGCACTTGCTGTATGCGCGCTTTTGGCACAAAGTGCTGTACGATTTGGGCTTGGTAAACACAACCGAACCCTTCCGGCGCCTTATCAATCAGGGAATGATAACGTCCTACGCGTTTCAGCGGAAAAACAAAACCCTCGTCCCGACCGACGAAGTGCGCGAGGTTCCGGGCAAAAGCGGCGTATTTGAAGAAATCGCAACGGGCGAAATACTCGAACGCGTCATTGCAAAAATGTCGAAGTCGCTTAAAAACGTCATAAATCCCGATGAGGTTATAAAAGAATACGGGGCCGATTCGGTGCGCATGTACGAAATGTTCATGGGCCCGCTGGAAGTTTCAAAACCGTGGAGTACGCAGGGCCTTATCGGCATTCACCGCTTTTTGGAAAAAGTGTGGGCGCTCGGCGAAAAACCGCTGTCGAAAAACGAAGCGGGTGCCGACTTAACCAAGCTCCTGCACAAAACAATCAAAAAGGTAAGCGCCGACACCGCATCGCTCAACTTCAACACGGCAATAAGCCAAATGATGATATTCGTCAATGAACTTTCGAAGTTGAACGAACTGCCGGAAGCGGCGTGGAAAGACTTTGTCGTTATGCTGTCCGCGTATGCGCCGCACTTGGGCGAAGAATTGTGGCAAAAAGCAGGCGGAAAGGAAAGCGTTTCGCGCGCGATCTGGCCGAAATGGAACGAAGAACTGTGTAAAGACGATACATGCACCGTCGTTGTGCAGGTAAACGGCAAGATCCGCGATAAATTCGAAGCGGACGTGAACGAAAGCAAAGAAAATCTTGAAAAGACGGCTTTGGCAACCGAAGGCGCCAAGCGCTATCTTGAAGGCAAAACGCCCGCAAAGGTTATCGTCGTACCGAACAAGCTTGTAAACATTGTCGTACGCCCCTAAGCCGCTATCGTCCGGTTCCGCCTTAGCCGCCGTTTCTTTTTGCTATGAGTTTTCGGCCGCGTTCCACGCGTGGATAAATTCGATCATGTACTGCTGCACGTCGTTAAACCACTTTTGCTGAAAGCGCACGGCAAGCGGCCCCAGATAGCGGTAGTGCCAGCACTCCCAGCGGTAGCCGGTAATAAACTCGTAGCCGTCGGGAAACGAAAGCGACCAGCCGTATTTTCCCGCATTGGCGGTAAGCCATTTTCCCGCGTTCGTTTTTGCGTACTCGTCGGTAATCGAACCGAAATCGATAACCGTTCCCAATTGGTGCTGGCTCGCACCGGGCCGAGCCGATTCGCGGTCGGCGGCTTCTTTTCCCATTTGCGCAACGTTCCGTTCGTACAGCCTTTTTTGATAAGCGTAAGAGCGGTAAGTTGAACTGACCACAAGCGTTATTCCCTGATCGCGGGCGGCATGCGCCATGTGCGAAAGCGCTTTTTCAACGTCCGAACGCAAAGAAAGGTCGTTACGGTTTATAACGTAGGCGCCCGCGCGGGCACTTTCGGCGGTAAGCGGCACAAGAGACGGCGGCACAAAGTTTTCGTCGAGCAGCACCGTTTTATCCACGCGGATCAACAGATTGTCTGTATCGGCGTCAAGCACGGCGCGTAAATCGGCTAAAAACAGCGAACGGTTCGCAAGAATACGCTCGGCAAGCGTTGAGGCTTCCCCTTTCGCATCGGAAAACGGAAGATTGCCTGCCGTTAAAATCTTTGTAAGTTTTTGTTCGTCGGAACTTTGCGGGGAACTTTGCGCGGGCGTTTGCGCGGGCGTTTGCGCAAAAGCGGCGGCGCCGCTTTTGCGCGGCGAACAGGCGGAAAAACACAGCAACAGTGCACACGCGCTTAAAAGCGTACCGGAAAATCCCGCATAACGGGAAAAAATAGGGGAATAAGAACCGAAAACTTTCATCATGCAATCTCCGTTACCGAATGAATGCGCCTGAACGTATCGTCAAAGCCGGTTGCAGCCAACGCGTCCGTAACGGCGGCCGACGGTTTAAGCAAAAAAACGGTATGACTTTTGGGCTTTCCGTCGTTAAAACAGCCGAACAGCACGCTTAAGCCGCACGAATCGATCGCGCTCACCTTCGACATATCCAACACCAAGTGCGTTTCTTTAATAATTTCATACGCCCGCTTTTCGAATTCGGCAAAGGTATACGAGTTCACGGGGCCGGTCAATTCGAGCAAAATATAGTTCGGCGCGTTTTTTTCCTGAATAATCAGTTGTTCCATACATCATCCTCAATTTATTATGCAATCTTTATAATAAGAGCGCTTGCGTCTTCTTCCATTTCTTTATCGGCGAATTCACGCACAGCCGTGCGCAAAAGACCGCAGAGTTTTTCGGCAGGCTGTTTGATATTATCCAGCACCACGCGCTGAACACGGACCTTGCCGAACGAATCGCCGCGCAGCGATTTTGTTTCGAGAAGGCCGTTCGTAACGCCGACCAGAAGGTCGCCGGAAGACAGCTGCACTTTTTTAACCTTTATGAGTGAAGAAATCTCTTCGGCAAAGCCTAAAACCCTTCCTTCTCCCTGAATTTCGATCATATTGTTGTATGTTTTATTGTACATAAACAGTGCGGCAAGTGCGCAGTTCGCGTAATACACAATTTTCGACTGCATGTCGATAAGGCAAAACATGCCGGCAAAATACGTGCCGCGCGGCAGATTTTCTCTGATAAACGAATTTACCTTTTGTATCAGCGCTTTAAAATCCTTTGTTTCGGCCAAAAACACGGGAATCATGGTTTTTAAGATCGCCATAAGCATACTGGCGTTAAGTCCCTTGCCGCTCAAATCGCCGATAACGCCGATATACCGGTGCGCGTCGAGTTTTATAAAATCGGTAAATCCGCTTCCCAAAGAACGGGCGCTCAGCGAAAAAGAATCGGCGTCGCAGCCGCCCAGCGAAGGAACGTCCGTTTTTTTATGCAGCGATTCAATAACCTGCGACGAAAAGCGAATTTCGCGGCCGACAAGGTTTATAAGCTCTTCGTTCGCGATGTTTTTCAGATAATAACCGGTTAAAAAAAAGCGCGAATAGAGGGCGTTGAAGGTTTCGTAATCGTAATCGGTGTACGGCTGCTCCAGTTTTTTGGGGCCGAGCAGCACCATGCCGAACAGGTACGCGCCTTCATTCAGCAAAATCATAACTTCGCTGCCGGTTTGTTCGAATATGTCGTACAGCTTGGCCGCAAAGGGAGAAATCGCGTGGACGGTGTCGCAGTGCGTTTTGAATACGACGCGCCGCTGAATGTTCAGCAAAGACGAAAAAACGGAATTGTTTACATCCAGTTCGATTTTATTGCCGTTTGACGAATAACGCGTTATAAGCTTGTGTTCGTCGTTTTCGGTTAAGATGGCAACACTGGTCGCATTCAAATTCTTTTGCAGAATATGAGCAAAGCGCATGTCGATCTGCATGTCGATATCGCCGAAGTCCAAAGCCGCGAATTCCGCTTCCATTCGATCGGCATAGGACGAAACGCCGTATCGTTCCGACTGAAACAGCAAAATACGTATACTGTACGCGATAAAAAACAGCACCGCCGCGGAAGCTATCGCGAACAGAAAAAAAGCGGGGCGATTGTTTTTTATAAACGGCAAAAGCAGCGTAAAAGCAAAACCCGTTCCCACGGACGGAAGAATATACATTAACGTAAACATTCCGGCGTCACGAAAAGCGGCGGAAGCGTTAAGCAGCACGGAGTTCCGCTGTATGCGGTAAAACAAAAAGAGCACGAGCGCATAGGCAAACGGCAGCAACATGATAAACAAACCGTGCCCCGGGATCGTATTCGCTCTATAAATGAGAAGAAAGAACAGCTGTCCTGCAAGCAGCGAAGCGGCAAAAAGGAGCGCTTGCTGGCGCAATATGCGGCGTGCAAACAGTTCGTACTTAAAAAGCAGCACGAGAATCGATGCGAAGGGAAGCACGTAGATAACCACCGCCTTATAGAACGAAAACCACGTTATCGGCAAAAACCAAATCGACTTACTGACAACGACGATATTGCGGTCGGCATTAAACGAAAAAGAATCGAACAAAAAGAATACGACATAAAAAGAAAGCACCGTTGCCGCCAATATAACGATGCGCCACAACGCATCACGCTTAAAATCGGGAAAACGACAGCACCATACAAAAATCAGCGCGGACTCTACGGAAGGCAGCCAAAGAAAAAAGCGGCTGAAAGCGGCGGTGAGCCCCTGCTGATTCAAAAGCAAAAACAAAACGCACAATGCCCCGACCAGAGAAGATAGAGCCTGCAGCAAAAGCATGTTGACAAAAGACCGTGTTCTGCTGTCGGTAAGAGAAAGATCCATTAA is a window encoding:
- a CDS encoding SpoIIE family protein phosphatase; the encoded protein is MIFFILNLLCAIAVFSLSFLMDLSLTDSRTRSFVNMLLLQALSSLVGALCVLFLLLNQQGLTAAFSRFFLWLPSVESALIFVWCCRFPDFKRDALWRIVILAATVLSFYVVFFLFDSFSFNADRNIVVVSKSIWFLPITWFSFYKAVVIYVLPFASILVLLFKYELFARRILRQQALLFAASLLAGQLFFLLIYRANTIPGHGLFIMLLPFAYALVLFLFYRIQRNSVLLNASAAFRDAGMFTLMYILPSVGTGFAFTLLLPFIKNNRPAFFLFAIASAAVLFFIAYSIRILLFQSERYGVSSYADRMEAEFAALDFGDIDMQIDMRFAHILQKNLNATSVAILTENDEHKLITRYSSNGNKIELDVNNSVFSSLLNIQRRVVFKTHCDTVHAISPFAAKLYDIFEQTGSEVMILLNEGAYLFGMVLLGPKKLEQPYTDYDYETFNALYSRFFLTGYYLKNIANEELINLVGREIRFSSQVIESLHKKTDVPSLGGCDADSFSLSARSLGSGFTDFIKLDAHRYIGVIGDLSGKGLNASMLMAILKTMIPVFLAETKDFKALIQKVNSFIRENLPRGTYFAGMFCLIDMQSKIVYYANCALAALFMYNKTYNNMIEIQGEGRVLGFAEEISSLIKVKKVQLSSGDLLVGVTNGLLETKSLRGDSFGKVRVQRVVLDNIKQPAEKLCGLLRTAVREFADKEMEEDASALIIKIA
- a CDS encoding STAS domain-containing protein → MEQLIIQEKNAPNYILLELTGPVNSYTFAEFEKRAYEIIKETHLVLDMSKVSAIDSCGLSVLFGCFNDGKPKSHTVFLLKPSAAVTDALAATGFDDTFRRIHSVTEIA
- a CDS encoding M15 family metallopeptidase codes for the protein MMKVFGSYSPIFSRYAGFSGTLLSACALLLCFSACSPRKSGAAAFAQTPAQTPAQSSPQSSDEQKLTKILTAGNLPFSDAKGEASTLAERILANRSLFLADLRAVLDADTDNLLIRVDKTVLLDENFVPPSLVPLTAESARAGAYVINRNDLSLRSDVEKALSHMAHAARDQGITLVVSSTYRSYAYQKRLYERNVAQMGKEAADRESARPGASQHQLGTVIDFGSITDEYAKTNAGKWLTANAGKYGWSLSFPDGYEFITGYRWECWHYRYLGPLAVRFQQKWFNDVQQYMIEFIHAWNAAENS